Proteins found in one Loxodonta africana isolate mLoxAfr1 chromosome 21, mLoxAfr1.hap2, whole genome shotgun sequence genomic segment:
- the LOC135228343 gene encoding skin secretory protein xP2-like, producing MVPAGLAPREGWGGGEEATRRSRPGAARAPLRPHRRPPGSVPARQGSGPAARHGRAPRRAPAPLEPPDGAPSHGPPRSRGTRMRGRGPAGPGAGRPGTRLARPPAAVVARAPRKWRARGAQAHLSGERERRVPAAARAHVRPSPRPRPRGPAPAHQSPRCPPEASSPGPASRAPRRPLVGQGGAGRAARVAAKGAPASPLTHLHVSAVADGEGAPTPGPPGSQGQNLALSAGCGTDRGGKAQVWARAPERGAPGELTCPPPALPRSRPEATCLTSRPRRASEPLAGWVLSGCPWSEGHGAVDAGVAPSQPPSPPRSPDPTEEDLGAGELLLPAAAGSAPLTASLQDSRAALGFRGALVASSCPPSG from the coding sequence ATGGTGCCGGCCGGCTTGGCGCCGCGCGAGGGCTGGGGCGGCGGCGAGGAGGCGACGCGGCGCTCACGGCCCGGCGCGGCGCGAGCCCCGCTGCGTCCCCATCGCCGGCCACCAGGCTCCGTGCCCGCGAGGCAGGGCTCAGGTCCTGCGGCCCGCCATGGCCGAGCCCCCCGGCGGGCTCCAGCGCCGCTCGAGCCCCCCGACGGCGCTCCGTCCCATGGACCGCCCCGGAGCCGAGGGACGAGGATGCGCGGGCGGGGGCCGGCGGGGCCCGGCGCGGGTCGCCCCGGTACGCGGCTCGCGAGGCCGCCGGCTGCGGTCGTGGCGCGGGCTCCGCGGAAGTGGCGAGCGCGGGGAGCCCAGGCTCATTTAAGCGGCGAGCGCGAGCGCCGCGTGCCGGCCGCCGCCCGTGCGCATGTGCGGCcctcgccccgcccccgcccgcgTGGCCCCGCGCCCGCCCACCAATCGCCTCGCTGTCCTCCCGAGGCCTCGAGCCCCGGGCCAGCGTCGCGCGCCCCCCGGCGGCCGCTCGTGGGgcagggcggggcggggcgggcagCGCGGGTCGCCGCCAAGGGAGCGCCCGCCTCCCCTCTCACCCACCTGCACGTCTCCGCTGTCGCCGACGGGGAGGGGGCGCCGACCCCTGGGCCTCCCGGGTCTCAAGGTCAAAACTTAGCCCTCTCGGCTGGCTGTGGCACTGACCGGGGCGGGAAAGCGCAGGTGTGGGCGCGGGCTCCGGAGCGGGGGGCGCCAGGTGAGTTAACCTGCCCGCCGCCAGCGCTCCCCAGGTCCCGGCCCGAGGCCACGTGCCTGACCTCACGACCCCGCCGAGCGTCAGAGCCCCTCGCGGGGTGGGTGCTGTCGGGGTGCCCCTGGAGTGAGGGACACGGGGCTGTGGACGCGGGGGTAGCGCCCTCTCAGCCGCCGAGCCCGCCGCGCAGCCCTGACCCCACTGAGGAAGACCTCGGAGCTGGCGAGCTGCTGCTCCCCGCGGCGGCCGGGTCAGCCCCACTCACAGCGAGCCTGCAggacagtagagctgccctgggtttccgaggagcgctgGTGGCTTCGAGCTGCCCACCttcgggttag